The segment catacaaaatgttaaatctaaatTAGGGGTGTTTAAATCCAGTGTCCATAACTGGTTAATGATTTTTCTGCCCAAACATGGCTGATTTAACTATTTTGTTGATTGCCAGGTGGttttgtgcatatgtgtgtaagtgttggtgaattacaaactggaTTTCCAGAACTGGATTTAAACACTTCTGGTCTAAATGAAAGGCTgaatatgtaaaagaaaataatttatcatttagGACAGTTAATTTACCATCGCAAATAGTGAACAGATTAGAGTGCCCTCAGTATCCAACATTACAACAAGTCAGCATTTATGTCTAAAGAAGGAAATACTTATGATTGTACAAAGATTACAGTGTTATGTTTCAGCTAGCAACatttttaaccctaactgatgcaatgATTAGCTTTTCATTTCAACAACCATGATCATGGAAACATGTTATTTGAGTCTCAAAAGGGACAAAAGAAATCTATCCTTAAataggttaagaactgtccaacgcGTTCTTACAACCTGGAAGGATAATGCTGAACTGTTTCGTGAAAGTAATGTGATcggaaataaataacaaataactgcatttagaaatcatttaaatgtttgaagttgcatcataaaaaactGACGGTACAAAAtgcagctatgtttaatagtgaaagtaaaataatttccaGATTCAGGAAGCATGattaatcattttcacacatgaattccCCACcatttagtggttagcactgtcgctttgcatctccagggtccaggttcgattcccacctctgtgtacatggagtttgaaAGGTGTCAACTGAATTTACtgtaccacaggtggactccaattaagctgcagaaacatctaaaagatgatcaggggaaacaggatgcagctaagctcaattttgcaaaggctatgaatacttatgtacatgtgctttctgaattttttatttttttaaaatttgcaaaaatctcaagtaaacttttttttatgttgtcattatggggtgttgtgtgtagaattctgagaaaaaattaatttaatctattttataataaggctgtgacatgacataaaatgtggaaaaagtgatgcgctgtgaatactttccaggTGCACTGTGTATAGCACACAAGTTTTCCATTTAACagtatttgggattcaacccccaAAAAGATAAGTTTCCCAGGACTGACcaccacctacagtatatggtttattctcctcaccttttcgGTACATAGTAGGAATTTAACATTTTCACCTGTTAATCCCACTAACCTGTTAGTGGGCACTTTAACGGGTTAATGTAATTCACCAGTCATGCAAGAATATAgcctaccgtttaaaagtttgaaaACACTTTCTTACTCCATCGTTctctcatttttctttctttctacattgtaaagcaatgctgaaggcatgaTCTGAAAACCCTTCATAACggttctaatctgaggtgctgtttgttaattggtgatttttgaggcatTTGAGCGGTAGGGCatgttggtggagcaaaataaatggataaataaacaaaccaatcataatctgttaataacaAATGGTGTTTTTTGAACTGTTGTATAAGAGCAATAACAGCTGAGGTCATGCTGAATGAAGTTGTACCAAATATCAGCAACTCTATAACCGCACtgcagccgtgctgatattcactacaacagcacaaccttgagTGTAATATTGCTCAATTACATAAACGCCAAGgggttaaaaaaacacaaaaacagacatCAACATGCAAAAAAgtcagtaagttttttttttttttaacaggtatTGCAGTGACACGTGGTGACAGACAAGACATTTGAATGCTTTATTGTCAGTTTGGGGAAGATGAACTGACTGTAGAAAAGGTAGCAAGCTCTCCTGCTTAAGCACCTCCATTATTATAGAAATAGTTAGCCATTTCAGAGACAGGGACTTCAGGTGTAGGATTTATCTATGAAAGATAAAAATAgggatttccttttttaattctgACAACCAATAACATTTGATGAAAATAATACTAAATTGAACTAGTAAAGTAAAAACCCTGAATTTGGTCAGTGCACATAAAGTTGGCATTTTATAATACAAGTTAGACAAAAGATAAAGCAAATCTACAAATGCAATTCCATTTAATTAGACAGAAATCTCTTTAAATAGGGAGTGAAGCTTTCTAAGGCAACATTTAAATTGATAAAAAGGGTCATCTAATAGGCTTGTGTCGTACAGGAATGAAACTATACAGTGTCTCTTTTTTGCTCATTTACAATATACACATATAGTCCTTATTCTTCAGGTTTGGCCAGAGAAGCCGATCCACCCGTTTGTGTAACAAATATCCCACATTTTGTGCGCTCTAAGATACATCCGCATGTATTCAGAGACACAACACAAACATACCTATGCACAAACATTTTCTCCTTTTAAAGCAGAATCTGGAAATTAAACTTCGATAAAAGACCTGGGAAGAAATAAATTGCTGAACTCCTGGTTATTTCTCAGGATGATTCCCAAAGGAATTCTTTGAAATGTTGGAAATTGTACTGTATTCTAATTGTACTTGGGTAAGTCATTAAGTTAATTTCCTATTTCTGTGTCCTGCGATCAGAAAGGTAAGTCCATATTTCTACAGTCACAGGTAACAAATCTGTACCTCGTTCACCACTTTGCCATCTGAATATCAGATTCTATAATCAACTCTAAAATGTCCAAAACATATAATCTAAATAATTACACGGCTAGgctatttttgtcttttaaatacAGCATTCTTCTGTATACCTTTCTGCAGTTTTTAATCAATTACTTCTTAACTGGCCTCCATTAACTGTTCTTCCACACTCAAGACATGATTGTCCAATCACagcaaatatataattaattctaaacagATGTTAATTAAGGAGGGTTAGAGTATTTCAAACTTTccaattctgaggaaaaaacaaatggacaaaaacaaacaaaaaaacaacaacaaaaaacaaacaccttgGCTGGGGTATAGAGCAAGTCCAAGCATTTTTCATATGTACAAATATATGTCTGAATATAGGCAaacatttacataataaaaGTTGTCCATGAGCTGCTACACACCAGTCAAAAGGCTcgacaaaataaaacacataaaactGCTCTAAAATGTATAACATGAAGAAAAGCAGAGCTTCTTGGCTGGAGTAGTTGTTGGTGCTGCAATTCATGTCTGAGATACACATGTTCTGTTTCCTGCTAAGGAAGAAAAACTCGACCCAAACTACACATCCAGGGTTTCTTCCTGGATCCTTCGACACACGGCCAGCCCTTCTATGACAAACGAGATGGAGTTGCAAATGCGACACATAAGGAGTGTGGGCTCGTCTGAATCGACTACAGCAGAGCCTGGACTAGAACACGCTGTGTCCAAGTTAGATGAGGGGAGAGATTTTCCTCCAATAACACCCTGACTCTATCCCTGCTTCTTCTCAGGGAAAGATGTTCTTTAAGAGTTTTGTTGAAACCTTCAGGCAGTTTATGTTCACAAGTTCTTTGTGTTTAGGTGAGTTTTGTAATGCTTTGTGAGGTGGTCGCTCCGCATGAATCGTTTCTGACACTTGGAGCATTCGAAGCGCTTGtctcctattaaaaaaaaaaaaacccagaaaaaaataaaaagagaaatttaATGATTAAAGCTGGCTGGATTAAGGAAGAATAAACCTACAAGTAAGATATACATATCACACATTAAATTACAGAGAGTACAatttgtggggaaaaaacatgGAAACACGGAAAAGTTTAATGCAGTGCGAATCTCATGAATGACTATGTTCAAAACCATAAAATGTCAATTAACCAAAtttcttaatattaaaaatgtccaattcaaaatacagtgaaacctcggattacgagcaactcggtttacgagtgttctgcaagacgagcaaagatttttaatcaattttgactaggaaaacgagcattgtcttggtttacgagcaccgagtatcatgtatcatacatgcgcttcttgatttgatgccgagtgtcacgtgatcacaactgagccaacggtttttctctcttgcgtgcggttaatcatctcccctgctgggtcttagtgctcgtctcttattagtgttcgcgcacacacactctttctcgtcgttagtgtgtgtcagtgtttgagtgttgtgtgtgcgcgcgtaatttgacaccgtgccggttcactctctctcgcctttaatgtatgtatgtgtgtgtgtgtgtgtgtgtgtgtgtgtgtgtgtgtgtgtgtgtgtgtgtgtgtgtgtgtgtgtgtgtgtaacagagagggggtgcttcactctcacacaaccggcacggtgtcaaattgtgcttgcgcacacacaacatacaaactcagcagcgcaggagagagaaaaacacacagcgcctgtgcgcataaatggaaacatctgttaggatttatttttattattattattattatttttatgtatttatttttttgggctgtggaacaagttattttaatttttattatttcttatggggaaatgtGCTTCGATttagagtgttttggaatacgagcctgcttctggaacaaattatgctcgtaattcgaGGTTCCACAGTAAATATTTTAAGCCAGGGCTAtgaaattttaatgaaatttaaataaaatgtccacCGCTATGACGGCCCTAAAGTTCTTTCTTCTGCTGGAAATACATCTAAAGGTTATATAAGAACAACACTCTCCAATCAAGTTTCCCACATCCATTACAACACAAAGATCATTGTTTAACTATAAAGCTAGCACCACAATGGAGACTTCCTCTTTGAGTTAAGATGATCTTAGCTTTGCAATGGTTTGGGGAAAGTCCAAATTTTCCCACTTTCTTTATGGTTTTtcagccatttaaaaaaaattacactgcGCCAGACCAGGTTTACTCTACCTCCAGACACCTAGCCATTTTGTATGACAAGAGTTTGTTTGCAAGCAGAGCTAAGATATGTTgatatgtataaatattatacaagTATACTgcgataaataattaaataaaataattgtaagataggctttatttacatttaggcattggcagacgctcttatccagagcgatttacttttttttttttttctcattacacatttgagcagttgagggttaagggccttgctcaagggcccaacagtggcaacttggtggttgtggggtttgaacctgggatcttccgaaccgtagtctttatttattccttttaaaatcACAATTTGATGTCTAAATTACATTTGTTACTTTTTAAGTTGTCTTTCTATAAATGACACCAACatagtaaatatttttactgataGTATCAacgaacaaaaaacattatatggAAAACTAGTTTTCTTCTGGCTTCTTTCATGTAATTTCAACCTCTTTCTGGTATAAGCTGGCAAACCGCACCAAGAAATTTTCAGATTGCACTTAGTTGGTATTATcagcttaaattaaattaacaaatcatAGGTCATTAATATACACTCTATCTCCAAGTGTATTCGCTCGCCTGGCTTTACATGCACATGAATTTAAACATCCAaatcttaatccatagggtttaatatgatattGGTCCACCCTTTGCAGCGATAACAACTTCAACCCTTCTTAAGGGCTTTTCACAaggtttaggtgtgtgtttatgggaatttttgacatTCTTTTAGAAGCgaatttgtgaggtcagacactgatgttgggcAAGAAGGCCTGTCTCatagtctccgctctaattcatgcCAAAAAGTGTTCTATcaggttaaggtcaggacttcTTGTGCAGGTCAAACTTGcatccatgtcttcatggactttgctttgtgcactggtgagCAATCATTTTGAAACAGGAAGGGGCCATGACCAAACTGtccccacaaagttgggagcgtgaaattgtccaaaatgtcttggtatgctgaagcattaagagtcctttcactggaactaagggtccgagcccaactcctgaaaaacaaccccatatCATCTCCACCAAACTTTACACAAGGCACAATGAAGTCAGACAAGTACTGTTCTCTTGGCAACCGCCAAACTCAGACTCGTCCTTCGGGTTGCCAGACACAGTAGAGCGATTCGTCACTCTAGAGAACACTTTTCCActgctttacaccactgcatccaATGCACTTGGTAATGAaaggcttggatgcagctgctcggccatggaaacccattccaTGAAGCTCTCTACGCACTGTTCCTGAGCTAATCTGAAGGCTACATGAAGTTTGGAGGTCTGGAGCTATTGACTCTGTAGAAAGTTGGTGACCTCTATCTCGCCATCCGCTGACTCCACTATGTGATTTTACGTGGCGTACCACTTTGTGGCTGAGTTGCTGTAGTTCCCAATCGCTTCACCTTTGTTATAACAACACTAACAgttgactgtggaatatttagtagAAAAGAAATTTCACGACTGGTCTTACTCCACAGGTGCCGTCCTATCCACGCTGGAATCCACTGAGCTCCTGAGAGCGACCCATtcttttacaaatgtttgtagaagcgGTCCTATATgattttatacacctgtaaccaCGGAAGTGATTGGAACTCCTAAATTCAAAGATTTGGAAGGGTGAGTGAATACTGTCTTTGTTAAACTGCTCGTTGCCGTTtgttaaactgcattttgtactaagtgtatctGTATGAATGTAGTGTACCTGTATGTGTCCTGGCATGTCTCTGCAGTTCGTCACTGCGTGTAAAGCTCTTCCCACAGAAAACCCAGCTGCAGGTAAAAGGCCGCTCTCCCGTATGCAGCCGCACGTGTGCTCGCAGCAGCGACGTCTTCCGGAAGGTCTTCCCACAGCCCGCTATGTGGCAGATATGCTTTCTCTTCCCAACCTCGCCAGGCCTACAGCggcaaagataaagaaacattAATTTACTCAGATTAAAGAAGTTAATTAAACGAGTTAGTTCCGTTATGGAGAACAAATTTAATTTGCAGTCGCTAAAAACATGCATACATGCATGCATAATACAACTATAAAAATACAGAGCATGCGTTTTATCTAAGTAGGATAATTAGAGAATCATGCCAAGTGTGTTGCCTGCTTTGATATTTTGCCATGACAGCTGAAATTCAGTGTCCAGTAATTCATCGGAAACTTGAACGTAATCAGGGTCTGCTTTACCTTTTCTCTGCGTCTTTGCAGTTGGGACAGGTACAGGCCATGCGCCTTTTCTTCTCTCCTGGTTGGCTCTGAAGCTCAAGCGTAAGCGTCTGTTCCATCTTCAGCGGCTGCTCCTGTGTCTGAACGCTGCCCAGCTGAAGCCCACCGCCCTGAACCGTCTGTACCGTCAGGTGTTGCTGTCCTGTGAGACAAACACACAGGAGGAGTCTGAGGCTTATTCTGAACATATAGTAAAGATTATTCTAAGGGATCTTCTCACACTAGATACAAGCATCTGAGGTGTACAATACATATTTGTTAAACTGTATTACCAGATTTAGATAGTTAaggttttttctttgcttttctgGTTCTCGAAAAATACACAGCACATGATTtccacagaaagagagagtaagAAAGAAGAGctgtgttaatttgttttttgtggtGCAAGAACTTATTCACCCAAATAAAAACACCTAACCGAAAGCATTCCTTGACTACTGACACAAGAATACAATATTCACAGGAAAATCTACTGACTCCTAAGATTTCCTACTCACCCCCTGAATTGGTGATGGTGACAGGAACTCCTTGGACTTGAACCCCGTTGATATTAATGGTCTGCACGGCTTGAGCTGCTGAAGTGAGCTGTGCCGCATTAAGCGTTATCAGACCTCCACCAGCAGGAGCGATCTTGGCAAGGGTCCTCTCTTTCCGTGCCCCCGGGTGGCCTTTCTTACTTATGCCTGCTGGTGGGATGGGAGTAGCAGTGGGTGTAGTTGGAGTGGTTACGATAGTCTCCTGAAGCTGTACTGCCTGCCATTCACCTGAAGCTGTTTTAATcaataccttaaaaaaaaaaaaacattgattacaTAACACAGTTTTGAAATTAAAGCACATTTCAAAACTGTGTTATAAAGCACATTTCAACACTGTCAGTTACAAGTACCAATCACGCTTACCAGCTGTTAGCCACTTGCTTTGTGATGCCAAAGCTGACCCCGCCCCATTGATAAATAACACTATATATTAATCACTTTCGTTTCAGACAGGTCATTGGCATCGACGAAACCCTACGACTTTACTATTACTAAGCAAAAAAACTTTGAGCTGCTAAAGTACCTGTGTGGGTTCTGAGGGAGCAACCTGCACACTGGGGGTGGATGGCACTCGCTGGGGTACAGGGGGGAGTGTCGCTGAAGCAGCTTGTACCACTTTTAGAGCCTGGGGTGGTATCTGCACCACCTGCTGATCTGATTTCTGCTGAACCAACTGCACCTGCTGTACCACAGGCTGGCTCCCTCCTGGACTCTGCACAATCAGGAGATTGTTCCCTGCCTGACAGGAAGGGGGGAAATACAAACTGTCAGTGGTAACTAGTTTCTTCAGTACAcaacatatttaaacaaattttacataTTCACACATTTAAAGTTTCATCCTAGTGGCTAACCTTTATTTAGGTCTACCAGCATTCTGGCTGAAATCTGATTTCATATCACCTAACTAAAAGACTTAGAGAACTTAGAGTGTAGTTAGAGAAAGATGgttttagaaatgttttattaataaaaatgcaagtcACAGGGTTTCACATGTTACAAAGAGCATAAGTGTGAAAAACCTACCTGAATGATGTTATCAGCTGTTGTTTCTATCAGCACTGTTTCCACCTGTTCAGCAATAGGTGGAGGTGAGGCTGGCGGAGGAGCAGGAGCAACTACAGCAGCCAGTCTCTTCCGCCCCCTCTTTCCCTTCACTGGCCGAGGTGATGGAGCTGCCGACTCTGTGACAATCTGAGTTGCACCCACTTCACCTGTAGCAACATTGAGGGGCAGAGCAAGTCCACTAGGCAGACGCACAATGTTAGTGCTGGGTGCAACGTTACTGCTGTTCTGTCTCCGCTTCTGCGTGGATGGCTTGATGGGTATTGTCTTCTGGGCAGGAGTGGGAGTAGCAGCCTGCATTGTAACAGGTGAGGTGATGATAGCCTGGTTGGTCCCAGGGATAATCTGGATCTGTCCACCCTGGGGTACCATCTGAATGGTCTGAGCTCCCTGGATCTGGGGCACCACTTGGTACTGAATGTTGGCAG is part of the Clarias gariepinus isolate MV-2021 ecotype Netherlands chromosome 15, CGAR_prim_01v2, whole genome shotgun sequence genome and harbors:
- the sp2 gene encoding transcription factor Sp2 isoform X2: MAATVAVSPSEYLQPSTTTSQDSQPSPLALLAATCSKIGPPAAQAPASTPPAQPTTRRLHPIKPAPIAPAPPKNLGFLSAKGNIIQLPAGLGSSGTSPILLTIQPPTRPTSTNAANIQYQVVPQIQGAQTIQMVPQGGQIQIIPGTNQAIITSPVTMQAATPTPAQKTIPIKPSTQKRRQNSSNVAPSTNIVRLPSGLALPLNVATGEVGATQIVTESAAPSPRPVKGKRGRKRLAAVVAPAPPPASPPPIAEQVETVLIETTADNIIQAGNNLLIVQSPGGSQPVVQQVQLVQQKSDQQVVQIPPQALKVVQAASATLPPVPQRVPSTPSVQVAPSEPTQVLIKTASGEWQAVQLQETIVTTPTTPTATPIPPAGISKKGHPGARKERTLAKIAPAGGGLITLNAAQLTSAAQAVQTININGVQVQGVPVTITNSGGQQHLTVQTVQGGGLQLGSVQTQEQPLKMEQTLTLELQSQPGEKKRRMACTCPNCKDAEKRPGEVGKRKHICHIAGCGKTFRKTSLLRAHVRLHTGERPFTCSWVFCGKSFTRSDELQRHARTHTGDKRFECSKCQKRFMRSDHLTKHYKTHLNTKNL
- the sp2 gene encoding transcription factor Sp2 isoform X1, whose product is MSDQKDSMAATVAVSPSEYLQPSTTTSQDSQPSPLALLAATCSKIGPPAAQAPASTPPAQPTTRRLHPIKPAPIAPAPPKNLGFLSAKGNIIQLPAGLGSSGTSPILLTIQPPTRPTSTNAANIQYQVVPQIQGAQTIQMVPQGGQIQIIPGTNQAIITSPVTMQAATPTPAQKTIPIKPSTQKRRQNSSNVAPSTNIVRLPSGLALPLNVATGEVGATQIVTESAAPSPRPVKGKRGRKRLAAVVAPAPPPASPPPIAEQVETVLIETTADNIIQAGNNLLIVQSPGGSQPVVQQVQLVQQKSDQQVVQIPPQALKVVQAASATLPPVPQRVPSTPSVQVAPSEPTQVLIKTASGEWQAVQLQETIVTTPTTPTATPIPPAGISKKGHPGARKERTLAKIAPAGGGLITLNAAQLTSAAQAVQTININGVQVQGVPVTITNSGGQQHLTVQTVQGGGLQLGSVQTQEQPLKMEQTLTLELQSQPGEKKRRMACTCPNCKDAEKRPGEVGKRKHICHIAGCGKTFRKTSLLRAHVRLHTGERPFTCSWVFCGKSFTRSDELQRHARTHTGDKRFECSKCQKRFMRSDHLTKHYKTHLNTKNL